From the genome of Solidesulfovibrio carbinolicus, one region includes:
- the treS gene encoding maltose alpha-D-glucosyltransferase — protein sequence MWYKETLVYELHVRSFADGDGDGVGDFAGLIDRLDYLERLGVGALWLQPFYPSPLRDDGYDIADYCGINPAYGDLRDFRRFLRQAHKRGLRVITELVLNHTSDQHPWFQRARQAKPGSPARDFYVWSDTPEKYRQARIIFKDFENANWAFDPVAKAYYWHRFYAHQPDLNYDNPAVRQAMLKVVDFWLTMGVDGLRLDAVPYLFERPGTNCENLPETHAFLKELRAHVDERFPGRMLLAEANQWPEDAVAYFGDGDECHMAFHFPVMPRIFMALWSEDRYPVIDIMEQTPAIPENCQWALFLRNHDELTLEMVSDEERDAMYRAYARDAQARINLGIRRRLAPLMQNDRRRMELINILLLSFPGTPILYYGDEIGMGDNYHLGDRNGVRTPMQWSPDRNAGFSRANPQSLFLPVVSDPEYHFERVNVETQERNPSSFLWWTRRLLAAYKAEPALGRGDLRFVAGENTKVLALLRRHGEHRLLAVINLSRQAQATELDLAELAGFTPVDVFGQTRFPVIGRAPYVLTMGGHDYFWFRLEPEPDADAAAPAGPACLGGEAAREIRDQETLSVPGGDVLPPALAGLTARLVGAAVAEARAVDELVLHAPGRTVSLLLAEVRQGQAEPAAAFLLAARAMEAAPSAAEAGDEAVLAELECPDGPARLLRGLYDPASVAALAAFMAAGKARRGIAGSFAGQGHAPKARRAPMAQATTIRPITRKPQSMTFSLDNAVFLKVFLRPEEGVNPELELPLALARQGFDAAPRILACLTHQRQRGQPMTLAVASAYAAGAVTGEAFVQEALERFCGQALAAAAPAPPPAQAMDGYPQEFFRQAGGLAARLHLALARVPGRDFAPEPFTRLYLRSIYQAMRNQLHRANLAVETARTKGGDSPPRHLPRRLLLGRLAALRSLAPQGARIRIHGDFQLENILRAGQELVLTDFDGDVRLPLGERRIKRSPLRDVASLLLSAAVAARRVQARHTAENPSQARLLEAWIEAWLADACRTVLAAYLDAANEAPFLPASAEVRTTLLAAFVIDQGLRTIQRAMESSRADDVPLVLAALGSLGELA from the coding sequence ATGTGGTATAAGGAAACTCTTGTCTATGAACTGCACGTCCGCTCGTTCGCCGACGGCGACGGCGACGGCGTGGGCGATTTCGCCGGACTCATCGACCGCCTCGACTATCTGGAACGCCTGGGCGTGGGCGCGCTGTGGCTGCAGCCCTTTTACCCCTCGCCGCTGCGCGACGACGGCTACGACATCGCCGATTATTGCGGCATCAATCCGGCCTACGGCGACCTGCGCGACTTCCGGCGCTTCCTGCGCCAGGCCCACAAACGCGGCCTTCGTGTCATCACCGAACTGGTCCTCAACCACACCTCGGACCAGCACCCCTGGTTCCAGCGCGCCCGGCAAGCCAAGCCCGGCTCCCCGGCCCGGGACTTCTACGTCTGGAGCGACACGCCCGAGAAGTACCGCCAGGCCCGCATCATTTTCAAGGATTTCGAGAATGCCAACTGGGCCTTCGATCCCGTGGCCAAGGCCTACTACTGGCACCGCTTCTACGCCCACCAGCCAGACCTCAACTACGACAATCCGGCCGTGCGCCAGGCCATGCTCAAGGTGGTGGACTTTTGGCTCACCATGGGCGTGGACGGCCTGCGCCTGGACGCCGTGCCCTACCTCTTCGAGCGCCCCGGCACCAACTGCGAAAACCTCCCCGAAACCCACGCCTTTCTCAAGGAACTGCGCGCCCATGTGGACGAGCGCTTTCCCGGCCGGATGCTCCTGGCCGAGGCCAACCAGTGGCCCGAGGACGCCGTGGCCTATTTCGGCGACGGCGACGAATGCCACATGGCCTTCCATTTCCCGGTCATGCCGCGCATCTTCATGGCCCTGTGGTCCGAGGACCGCTATCCGGTCATCGACATCATGGAGCAGACCCCGGCCATCCCGGAAAACTGCCAGTGGGCGCTGTTTTTGCGCAACCACGACGAACTGACCCTGGAGATGGTCAGCGACGAGGAACGCGACGCCATGTACCGGGCCTATGCCCGCGACGCCCAGGCCCGCATCAATCTGGGCATCCGCCGCCGGCTGGCTCCGCTGATGCAAAACGACCGCCGCCGCATGGAGCTCATAAACATCCTGCTGCTGTCCTTTCCCGGCACGCCCATCCTCTACTACGGCGACGAGATCGGCATGGGCGACAACTACCACCTCGGCGACCGCAACGGCGTGCGCACGCCCATGCAGTGGAGTCCGGACCGCAACGCCGGCTTTTCCCGGGCCAATCCCCAGAGCCTGTTTCTGCCCGTGGTCAGCGACCCGGAATACCATTTCGAGCGGGTCAACGTGGAGACCCAGGAGCGCAACCCGTCCTCGTTTCTGTGGTGGACCCGGCGGCTTCTGGCCGCCTACAAGGCCGAGCCGGCCCTGGGCCGCGGCGATCTGCGCTTTGTGGCCGGCGAAAACACCAAGGTCCTGGCCCTGCTGCGCCGCCACGGCGAACACCGGCTGCTGGCCGTCATCAACCTCTCCCGCCAGGCCCAGGCCACCGAACTCGACCTGGCCGAACTGGCCGGGTTCACCCCGGTGGACGTCTTCGGCCAGACCCGCTTCCCCGTCATCGGCCGCGCGCCCTATGTCCTGACCATGGGCGGCCACGACTATTTCTGGTTCCGCCTGGAGCCCGAACCCGACGCCGACGCGGCCGCGCCCGCCGGCCCGGCCTGTCTGGGAGGCGAAGCGGCCCGGGAGATCCGCGACCAGGAAACCCTGTCCGTGCCCGGCGGGGACGTGTTGCCCCCGGCCCTGGCCGGCCTGACCGCCCGGCTGGTCGGCGCGGCCGTGGCCGAGGCCAGGGCCGTGGACGAACTGGTGCTGCACGCCCCGGGCCGGACCGTGAGCCTGCTTTTGGCCGAGGTCCGCCAGGGCCAGGCCGAGCCGGCCGCCGCCTTCCTCCTGGCCGCCAGGGCCATGGAGGCCGCCCCTTCGGCCGCCGAGGCCGGGGACGAGGCCGTGCTGGCCGAGCTGGAGTGCCCGGACGGACCGGCCCGGCTCCTGCGCGGCCTGTACGATCCGGCCTCGGTGGCCGCCCTGGCCGCCTTCATGGCCGCCGGCAAGGCCCGCCGGGGAATCGCCGGGAGTTTCGCCGGCCAGGGCCATGCCCCCAAGGCCCGGCGCGCTCCCATGGCCCAGGCCACCACCATCCGCCCCATCACCCGAAAGCCCCAGTCCATGACCTTTTCCCTGGACAACGCGGTCTTTCTCAAGGTGTTCCTGCGCCCCGAGGAAGGCGTCAACCCCGAGCTGGAACTGCCCCTGGCCCTGGCCCGGCAGGGCTTTGACGCCGCCCCGAGAATCCTGGCCTGCCTCACGCACCAGCGCCAGCGCGGCCAGCCCATGACCCTGGCCGTGGCCAGCGCCTACGCGGCCGGGGCCGTCACCGGCGAAGCCTTTGTCCAGGAAGCCCTGGAACGTTTTTGCGGCCAAGCCCTGGCCGCCGCCGCCCCGGCCCCGCCCCCGGCCCAGGCCATGGACGGCTATCCCCAGGAGTTCTTCCGCCAGGCCGGCGGGCTGGCCGCCCGGCTTCACCTGGCCCTGGCCCGGGTCCCGGGCCGGGACTTCGCCCCGGAACCCTTTACCCGGCTGTACCTGCGCTCCATCTATCAGGCCATGCGCAACCAGTTGCACCGGGCCAACCTGGCCGTGGAAACCGCACGGACCAAGGGCGGAGACAGCCCCCCGCGCCATCTGCCCAGACGCCTGCTGCTCGGCCGCCTGGCCGCCCTGCGAAGCCTTGCGCCGCAGGGCGCGCGCATCCGCATCCACGGCGACTTCCAGCTGGAAAACATCCTGCGGGCCGGTCAGGAGCTTGTGCTCACCGACTTTGACGGCGACGTGCGCCTGCCCCTGGGCGAGCGACGCATCAAGCGCTCGCCCCTACGCGACGTGGCCAGCCTGCTCCTGTCCGCCGCCGTGGCCGCCCGGCGTGTCCAGGCCCGCCACACCGCCGAAAATCCGAGCCAGGCCCGGCTGTTGGAAGCCTGGATCGAAGCCTGGCTGGCCGACGCCTGCCGGACCGTCCTGGCCGCCTATCTGGACGCCGCCAACGAGGCGCCCTTCCTGCCGGCCTCGGCCGAGGTCCGAACAACGCTCCTGGCAGCCTTCGTCATCGACCAGGGGCTTCGGACCATCCAGCGGGCCATGGAGTCCAGCCGGGCGGACGACGTGCCCCTGGTCCTGGCCGCCCTGGGCAGCCTGGGGGAACTGGCGTGA
- a CDS encoding phage regulatory CII family protein: MPHGITEVIAQMVRESDRPAKALARELGKPYSTFMRELSGNDKGAKFGVEQLLPLMQACDSVLPLRYLAARMGCRVAALENAAPGRATLHEELLDSYDAMTRYHRAIRDEEPLERVAELRERVIGQVQEDFLAYRRKKTGEES; the protein is encoded by the coding sequence ATGCCTCACGGCATCACCGAGGTCATCGCCCAGATGGTGCGGGAGTCGGACAGGCCGGCCAAGGCCCTGGCCAGGGAGCTTGGCAAGCCTTATTCCACCTTCATGCGGGAACTCAGCGGCAACGACAAGGGGGCCAAATTCGGCGTGGAGCAGCTATTGCCGCTCATGCAGGCCTGCGATTCGGTGCTGCCCCTGCGCTATCTGGCCGCGCGCATGGGTTGCCGGGTGGCGGCCCTGGAAAACGCCGCCCCGGGGAGGGCCACGCTGCATGAGGAGCTGCTTGATTCCTACGACGCCATGACCCGCTACCACCGGGCCATCCGGGACGAGGAGCCCCTGGAGCGGGTGGCCGAGCTGCGCGAACGGGTCATCGGCCAGGTGCAGGAGGATTTTTTGGCTTACCGCCGCAAGAAGACGGGCGAGGAGAGCTAG
- a CDS encoding MFS transporter, with the protein MSDPLLTVAVAKARWRLLPFLGLLYVVSYLDRINVSFAALTMNADLGLSQAAYGLGAGIFFVGYVLFEVPSNLILARIGARVWLARIMVSWGLATVALAAASGPTSFIVLRFVLGVAEAGFFPGIIYYLTGWFPLTHRARAVALFMTATPLAGLIGSPLSGWIMSLHQTYGLAGWQWLFLLEGLPAVVLGVVLYRRLPETPGQAAWLRPEEAAALTAAIEAERREIAALHPARLRQGLLSRPVWLAGFVYFCVVVAMYGLVMWLPQILAEALPDGPDRTMHVSLLVMVAYAFAMVGMTAIGASSDRLGERRWHVLGSLGLCLGGMAVMAWAEGLAGSLAGASLAAMGIWGALAPFWGLTTAFLTGQAAAAGIAVINSLGNVGGFAGPSVMGFVKARTGGFGEAFVCIAGLMLLAAVATWFLGRPRRTGNGPPST; encoded by the coding sequence ATGTCCGACCCCCTGCTCACCGTCGCCGTGGCCAAGGCCCGCTGGCGGTTGTTGCCCTTTCTGGGGCTGCTCTACGTGGTCTCCTACCTCGACCGCATCAACGTGAGCTTCGCCGCCCTGACCATGAACGCCGACCTCGGCCTGTCCCAGGCCGCCTACGGCCTTGGGGCCGGCATCTTCTTCGTGGGCTACGTGCTGTTCGAAGTGCCCAGCAACCTCATCCTGGCCCGAATCGGGGCGCGGGTCTGGCTGGCCCGCATCATGGTGAGCTGGGGCCTGGCCACCGTGGCCCTGGCCGCCGCCTCCGGCCCGACGAGCTTTATTGTCCTGCGCTTTGTCCTGGGCGTGGCCGAGGCCGGGTTTTTCCCGGGCATCATCTATTATCTGACGGGCTGGTTCCCCCTGACCCACCGGGCCAGGGCCGTGGCCCTGTTCATGACCGCCACCCCCCTGGCCGGGCTGATCGGCAGCCCGCTTTCCGGCTGGATCATGAGCCTGCATCAAACCTACGGCCTGGCCGGCTGGCAATGGCTGTTCCTGCTGGAGGGCCTGCCGGCCGTGGTCCTTGGCGTGGTCCTCTACCGCCGGCTGCCCGAGACGCCGGGGCAAGCCGCCTGGCTGCGGCCCGAGGAAGCGGCCGCCCTGACGGCGGCCATCGAGGCCGAACGCCGGGAGATCGCCGCCCTGCATCCCGCCCGCCTGCGACAAGGACTGTTGAGCCGCCCGGTGTGGCTGGCCGGGTTCGTCTATTTCTGCGTGGTGGTGGCCATGTACGGCCTGGTCATGTGGCTACCCCAGATCCTGGCCGAGGCGTTGCCGGACGGGCCGGACCGGACCATGCACGTCAGCCTGCTCGTCATGGTGGCCTACGCCTTCGCCATGGTCGGCATGACGGCCATCGGGGCCAGCTCGGACCGGCTGGGCGAACGGCGCTGGCATGTGCTGGGATCGCTGGGGCTGTGTCTTGGCGGCATGGCCGTCATGGCCTGGGCCGAAGGGCTGGCCGGCTCCCTGGCCGGGGCGTCGTTGGCGGCCATGGGCATTTGGGGGGCGCTGGCCCCGTTTTGGGGCCTGACCACGGCCTTCCTCACCGGCCAGGCCGCCGCCGCCGGCATCGCGGTCATCAATTCCCTGGGCAATGTCGGCGGCTTTGCCGGGCCGTCCGTCATGGGCTTCGTCAAGGCCCGCACCGGGGGCTTTGGCGAGGCCTTCGTCTGCATCGCCGGGCTGATGCTCCTGGCCGCCGTCGCCACCTGGTTCCTGGGCCGCCCGAGGCGGACTGGCAATGGGCCACCGAGCACGTGA
- a CDS encoding methyl-accepting chemotaxis protein: protein MSVTTWITYQRSTDSLTTIALEKAQVTVNGLSSAVDLWVDGAKNEIITLSKTKLALTALEADAPKTATQEAFDLLADAASRHPAFDSILLLNEKGIVVLTTNKNLAGADLSGREYFQKAMAGQVFLSKPLFSKDSGEAVFVISSPVRQGGRVVGVISSGVRIGRFTEQFLKPLDTPASYGFILAPDGLVLAHPEAKLVGKYNVFTEADYGSRMASMQKGLLDTVSLGVDKLVLFEKSLATGWVVGMTINKAVAFGGARELGLLILGLSAGQAVLILAGLGIILSLTVLKPLGALVGAAGRIADGDLDTRLDTDRTDEIGGLQRAMSRMVATLKIKIGEAEDQGRQAVAASDKAREATAEADKARQAAEAAREEGMLQAAAQLEDIVAAITAAAEAVSGQIAQSSQGSQEQSARVGETATAMEEMNATVIEVARSAGQAATTAENARGKADEGSRIVDQVIGGIKEVQAKALELKDDMTRLGQQAQGIGQVLDVISDIADQTNLLALNAAIEAARAGEAGRGFAVVADEVRKLAEKTMHATKEVGEAIAGIQQGTRKNVDNVEQAGRRIDEATTLAGQSGQALAAIVALVGETTDQVRSIATAAEQQSATAEEINRSVADISRIAGETAMALERSDGELSGLADQTRMLRGLIDDMQGGAAKALPSGASGRKALPGRTR, encoded by the coding sequence ATGTCCGTCACGACATGGATAACCTATCAGCGAAGTACGGATTCCTTGACAACTATTGCGTTGGAAAAAGCACAAGTGACGGTCAATGGCCTGTCTTCGGCTGTTGATCTGTGGGTAGATGGCGCAAAAAATGAAATTATTACACTTTCAAAAACAAAATTGGCCTTGACTGCGCTCGAGGCAGACGCTCCGAAGACTGCGACGCAAGAAGCGTTTGATCTGTTGGCGGACGCTGCTTCGCGCCATCCGGCTTTTGACAGCATCTTGTTGTTGAATGAAAAGGGGATCGTCGTCCTCACCACCAATAAGAATCTGGCCGGGGCGGATTTGTCCGGCCGGGAGTATTTTCAAAAGGCCATGGCCGGCCAAGTCTTCCTTTCCAAGCCGCTTTTCAGCAAGGACTCGGGCGAAGCGGTCTTCGTCATTTCCTCGCCGGTGCGCCAAGGCGGCCGCGTCGTGGGGGTGATCTCCTCGGGCGTGAGGATCGGGCGTTTTACCGAGCAGTTTCTCAAGCCCCTGGACACGCCGGCCAGCTATGGCTTCATCCTGGCCCCGGACGGCCTGGTCCTCGCCCATCCCGAGGCCAAGCTCGTCGGCAAATACAACGTGTTTACGGAAGCGGATTATGGGTCGCGCATGGCCTCCATGCAAAAGGGCCTGCTGGACACGGTTTCCCTTGGCGTGGACAAGCTGGTGCTTTTCGAGAAAAGCCTCGCCACTGGCTGGGTTGTGGGCATGACCATCAACAAGGCCGTGGCCTTTGGCGGCGCCCGTGAGCTGGGCCTGCTCATCCTGGGCCTTTCCGCCGGCCAGGCCGTGCTGATCCTGGCCGGTTTGGGGATTATTCTCTCACTCACCGTGCTTAAGCCCCTGGGGGCGCTTGTCGGCGCGGCCGGCCGCATTGCCGACGGCGATCTGGACACCCGGCTGGATACCGACCGGACCGACGAGATCGGCGGACTGCAACGAGCCATGAGCCGCATGGTGGCCACGCTGAAGATCAAGATCGGCGAGGCCGAGGACCAGGGGCGGCAGGCCGTGGCCGCCTCGGACAAGGCCCGGGAGGCCACGGCCGAGGCCGACAAGGCCAGACAAGCCGCCGAAGCCGCCCGGGAAGAAGGCATGCTCCAGGCCGCCGCCCAGCTCGAAGACATCGTTGCGGCCATCACCGCCGCCGCCGAAGCCGTGTCCGGGCAGATCGCCCAGTCGAGCCAGGGCTCCCAGGAACAGTCGGCCCGGGTAGGCGAGACGGCCACGGCCATGGAGGAGATGAACGCCACGGTCATCGAAGTGGCCAGAAGCGCCGGCCAGGCCGCGACCACGGCCGAAAACGCCCGGGGCAAGGCCGACGAGGGTTCGCGCATCGTGGATCAGGTCATTGGCGGGATCAAGGAAGTCCAGGCCAAGGCCCTGGAACTCAAGGACGACATGACCCGCCTGGGGCAGCAGGCCCAGGGCATCGGCCAGGTGCTGGACGTCATCTCCGACATCGCCGACCAGACAAACCTGCTGGCGCTTAACGCCGCCATTGAAGCGGCCCGGGCCGGCGAGGCCGGGCGCGGCTTCGCCGTGGTGGCCGACGAGGTCCGCAAGCTGGCCGAAAAGACCATGCACGCCACCAAGGAAGTGGGCGAAGCCATCGCCGGCATCCAGCAGGGCACGCGCAAGAACGTGGACAATGTCGAGCAGGCCGGACGGCGTATTGACGAAGCCACGACCCTGGCCGGCCAGTCCGGCCAGGCTCTGGCCGCCATCGTGGCCTTGGTCGGCGAAACCACCGATCAGGTCCGCTCCATCGCCACGGCCGCCGAACAGCAGTCGGCCACCGCCGAGGAAATCAACCGCAGCGTGGCGGACATCAGCCGCATCGCCGGCGAGACGGCCATGGCCCTGGAGCGCTCCGACGGCGAACTGTCCGGGCTGGCCGACCAGACAAGGATGCTGCGTGGCCTTATCGACGACATGCAGGGCGGCGCGGCCAAGGCCCTGCCGTCCGGCGCGTCGGGCCGTAAGGCGCTTCCGGGGCGGACGCGCTAA